In Myxococcus stipitatus, a single window of DNA contains:
- a CDS encoding WD40 repeat domain-containing protein — translation MTEPDPTLPRLDVFGDPLPAWAHSRCGTVRLFQGPSEGVTAASFSPDSRRLITVGDKTTRVWALEDGRELFALSGDGCVVRDALFLSDEWIATLDEKGNVCLREASSGAEVFRWTGLGHQGRRLEASPDGRTLLASLAWPPRLVVLDWVTRVLVRDLPLGFESSPPDAFAFSRDGSRMALVERVCEPARLSVFDTASWARLWSVTGDLGLRSSWVVFSPDGTRVHWNPTARRQWHLVVRTHDARTGAMVRETRHRKWDPPRFPLPDGSWVRMAHEGLNFYPGGASEPCLRLSGAYGDGESFPRRSPDGRWMVIAQRRCSTVLVVDLHVRRAFPGRTHRGSLVRLTFSRDGASLFSFGSDRTVRVWERDSGREVRCVTLGYWRKDDVHLGGGRAFVVENRARLRVLLRGVFNEGGTTSEDAYGIPSSMTWSDDRSVFAQLDVRNEVSPRLSVHHSRTGKRLWCVGAGNDPELKVLAVSRAGRWLLTQRKSDLFAPLAATGLRLWDMSRGASRALTLDPTMEWSVAGFSPDERRLAFHSSGRLLFFDTEALEQQECWESFSGSGFLVFSEDSRLLASGMQDGRVQVWSIDGRLLATLDGHRAGITALAFSSKGDFLASGGADAVALIWPSRAWER, via the coding sequence ATGACCGAACCGGACCCGACCCTGCCCCGGCTGGACGTTTTTGGAGACCCGCTGCCCGCGTGGGCGCACAGCCGCTGTGGGACGGTGCGGCTGTTCCAGGGCCCGTCGGAAGGCGTGACGGCGGCCTCGTTCTCCCCGGACTCGCGCCGGCTCATCACCGTGGGGGACAAGACCACGCGTGTATGGGCGCTGGAGGACGGGCGGGAGCTGTTCGCGTTGAGCGGGGATGGCTGCGTGGTGCGCGACGCGCTCTTCCTCTCCGACGAGTGGATCGCCACCCTCGACGAGAAAGGGAACGTGTGCCTCCGGGAGGCGTCGAGCGGCGCCGAGGTGTTCCGATGGACGGGGTTGGGACATCAGGGCCGGCGGCTCGAGGCCTCTCCGGACGGCAGGACGTTGTTGGCGAGCCTGGCGTGGCCCCCGAGGCTCGTCGTGCTCGACTGGGTGACGAGGGTGCTGGTGCGAGACCTCCCGCTGGGCTTCGAGTCCTCGCCACCCGATGCCTTCGCGTTCTCGCGGGATGGCTCGAGGATGGCCCTCGTGGAGCGCGTGTGCGAGCCGGCTCGGTTGTCCGTGTTCGACACGGCGAGCTGGGCGCGGCTGTGGTCCGTGACGGGGGACCTGGGGCTGCGCTCTTCCTGGGTCGTGTTCTCGCCGGATGGCACCCGTGTTCATTGGAATCCCACGGCGAGGAGGCAGTGGCATCTCGTCGTCCGCACGCACGATGCCCGGACAGGCGCGATGGTTCGGGAGACGCGCCATCGCAAATGGGATCCTCCTCGTTTCCCGTTGCCGGATGGCAGCTGGGTGCGGATGGCCCATGAAGGATTGAACTTCTACCCGGGAGGCGCCTCGGAGCCGTGCCTTCGCTTGTCCGGTGCGTACGGAGACGGAGAGTCCTTTCCGCGACGCTCCCCCGATGGGCGCTGGATGGTGATTGCGCAAAGACGGTGCTCGACGGTGTTGGTGGTCGATCTCCATGTTCGGCGGGCCTTCCCCGGGCGGACACATCGGGGCTCGCTGGTCCGGCTCACGTTCTCGCGGGATGGCGCGTCCCTGTTCTCATTCGGGTCGGACAGGACCGTTCGCGTCTGGGAGCGTGACTCGGGCCGGGAGGTGCGGTGTGTCACGCTCGGTTATTGGCGGAAGGACGATGTCCACCTGGGGGGTGGGCGAGCCTTCGTGGTGGAGAATCGAGCACGGCTGAGGGTCTTGCTGCGCGGTGTGTTCAATGAGGGAGGGACCACATCCGAGGATGCCTACGGCATCCCCTCGAGCATGACGTGGTCCGACGACCGCTCCGTCTTCGCGCAGCTCGATGTCCGCAACGAGGTGAGTCCTCGGCTCAGCGTCCACCATTCGCGGACCGGGAAGCGGCTGTGGTGCGTGGGGGCGGGCAATGACCCAGAGCTGAAGGTGCTCGCCGTGTCGCGCGCGGGCCGCTGGCTCTTGACCCAGCGAAAGTCGGACCTGTTCGCTCCACTGGCGGCGACCGGGTTGCGGCTGTGGGACATGTCGAGAGGAGCCTCGCGAGCGCTCACGCTCGACCCGACGATGGAATGGAGCGTGGCGGGCTTCTCCCCGGATGAGCGGAGGCTCGCCTTCCATTCCTCTGGGCGCCTGCTCTTCTTCGACACGGAGGCTCTCGAGCAGCAGGAGTGTTGGGAGTCCTTCTCCGGCTCGGGGTTCCTGGTCTTCTCCGAGGACAGTCGCTTGCTCGCCTCGGGGATGCAGGATGGGCGGGTGCAGGTCTGGAGCATCGACGGGAGGCTCCTGGCCACCCTCGACGGCCACCGCGCGGGCATCACCGCCCTGGCCTTCTCATCCAAGGGGGACTTCCTGGCCTCCGGTGGCGCGGATGCCGTGGCACTCATCTGGCCCTCACGGGCCTGGGAGCGATGA